In one Alphaproteobacteria bacterium genomic region, the following are encoded:
- a CDS encoding penicillin-binding protein activator, whose product MTAMASGRTVTEALARLARWTALGLGLAALAACQGSRQQTGGPAGPTGPLPAIGAPTALATPDAFGDGVTTVAILAPLTGADAAIGQQLVNAAQMAAVERGGQNFVLIAKDTQGTPTGAAAAAQQAILERADIIIGPLRSQNVAAVAPIAAQAGINVVAFTTDATVAGPNAFVLGLTPEGEVERILSYAARQGSSVIAALVPQTAYGSVAANALQAIAPRVGLAVGPIQVYNPTDSDHTPAVQSLQSGGFDTLFVPGRRGQPGPGDAVRRLLQRRPRPAGAGHRPVAGREHADRPVDQRRAVRHASTRPCATPSFAKYQSAYGTAPSLVAGLAYDAAAMAAELGRANNFSGAAIANQNGFGGVYGAYRFGADSVADHALAVLQVANGGFVVIDPAPTSFVGF is encoded by the coding sequence ATGACGGCGATGGCCAGCGGACGGACGGTGACAGAGGCACTTGCGCGTCTCGCGCGCTGGACGGCGCTTGGGCTCGGGCTGGCCGCGCTGGCCGCGTGCCAGGGCTCGCGCCAGCAGACCGGCGGCCCCGCCGGCCCGACCGGTCCCCTGCCCGCCATCGGCGCGCCGACCGCGCTGGCCACCCCGGACGCGTTCGGCGACGGCGTCACCACGGTGGCGATCCTGGCGCCGCTGACCGGCGCCGACGCCGCCATCGGCCAGCAGCTGGTCAACGCCGCCCAGATGGCGGCGGTGGAGCGCGGCGGCCAGAACTTCGTGCTGATCGCCAAGGACACCCAGGGCACGCCGACCGGCGCGGCGGCGGCCGCACAGCAGGCGATCCTGGAACGGGCCGACATCATCATCGGGCCGCTGCGCTCGCAGAACGTCGCCGCGGTCGCGCCGATCGCCGCGCAGGCGGGCATCAACGTCGTCGCCTTCACCACCGACGCCACCGTCGCCGGCCCGAACGCCTTCGTGCTGGGCCTGACGCCGGAGGGCGAGGTGGAGCGGATCCTCAGCTATGCCGCGCGCCAGGGCTCGTCGGTCATCGCCGCGCTGGTGCCGCAGACCGCCTATGGCTCGGTCGCGGCCAACGCGCTGCAGGCGATCGCGCCGCGCGTCGGCCTCGCGGTCGGGCCGATCCAGGTCTACAACCCGACCGATTCCGATCATACCCCGGCGGTGCAGTCGCTGCAGTCCGGCGGCTTCGACACGCTGTTCGTGCCCGGACGGCGGGGCCAGCCTGGCCCGGGTGATGCCGTTCGTCGCCTACTACAACGTCGACCGCGGCCGGCGGGTGCTGGGCACCGGCCAGTGGCTGGACGCGAACACGCTGACCGACCCGTCGACCAACGGCGGGCTGTTCGCCACGCGTCGACCAGACCCTGCGCGACGCCTTCTTTCGCCAAGTACCAGAGCGCCTATGGCACGGCGCCGTCGCTGGTCGCCGGCCTGGCCTACGACGCGGCAGCGATGGCGGCGGAGCTGGGCCGCGCCAACAATTTCTCCGGCGCGGCGATCGCCAACCAGAACGGCTTCGGCGGCGTCTACGGCGCCTATCGCTTCGGCGCCGACTCCGTTGCCGACCATGCGCTGGCGGTGCTGCAGGTCGCCAATGGCGGCTTCGTGGTGATCGACCCGGCGCCGACCAGCTTCGTCGGCTTCTGA
- a CDS encoding glutathione S-transferase family protein, with product MQLYGRKLWGSMLIEPQLDWYGMAYDFVPVGDLLAAPEARAQILPLNPVGQIPILVLDSGVVMTESAAMTLHLADLAGSDDLVPGPQAAERAAFLRWLTFLVATLYPAYFYGDDPARFVADEAARPAFRAATDAHLQRMFRIVDAAAGTPWFLGEGLSALDIFVCCMTRWRPGRDWFAAEAPRLHAIALRADSHPRLLPAWQRNLAP from the coding sequence ATGCAGCTCTACGGCCGCAAGCTCTGGGGCTCGATGCTGATCGAGCCCCAGCTCGACTGGTACGGCATGGCCTATGACTTCGTGCCGGTCGGCGACCTGCTGGCCGCGCCGGAGGCGCGGGCGCAGATCCTGCCGCTCAACCCGGTCGGCCAGATCCCGATCCTGGTGCTGGATTCCGGCGTCGTCATGACGGAATCGGCGGCGATGACGCTGCATCTGGCCGACCTGGCCGGCAGCGACGACCTGGTGCCGGGCCCGCAGGCGGCGGAGCGCGCCGCCTTCCTGCGCTGGCTGACCTTCCTGGTCGCGACGCTGTATCCGGCCTATTTCTACGGCGACGATCCGGCCCGCTTCGTCGCCGACGAGGCGGCGCGCCCGGCCTTCCGCGCGGCGACCGACGCCCATCTGCAGCGGATGTTCCGCATCGTCGACGCCGCCGCCGGCACCCCCTGGTTCCTCGGCGAGGGGCTGTCTGCGCTCGACATCTTCGTCTGCTGCATGACGCGGTGGCGGCCGGGGCGTGACTGGTTCGCGGCCGAGGCGCCGCGGCTGCACGCCATCGCGCTGCGCGCCGACAGCCACCCGCGGCTGCTGCCCGCCTGGCAGCGCAACCTGGCGCCGTAG
- the rsmI gene encoding 16S rRNA (cytidine(1402)-2'-O)-methyltransferase gives MPGSKRRTPPPDPAAGPGDAAAGRAPRRLPEPGLHLVATPIGDLGDITLRALDTLRHADLIACEDTRVTAVLLRHYAIATPTAPYHEHNAAKVRPRLLQRLAAGETLALVSDAGTPLISDPGYRLVVEARERGIPVHCAPGPSAVMAALSLAGLPTDAFTFAGFLPAKASGRAALLDRLAAAPGSLVLRPRAGCRTRSPCWPPGWATGRPRSTREADQAARGGAQRRAGRAGRPLCARPGRRAARWCW, from the coding sequence ATGCCGGGAAGTAAACGCCGCACCCCGCCGCCGGATCCCGCCGCCGGGCCCGGCGATGCGGCCGCCGGCCGGGCGCCGCGCCGCCTTCCCGAGCCCGGCCTGCACCTGGTCGCGACGCCGATCGGCGACCTGGGCGACATCACCCTGCGCGCGCTCGACACCCTGCGCCATGCCGACCTGATCGCCTGCGAGGACACCCGCGTCACCGCCGTGCTGCTGCGCCACTACGCCATCGCCACCCCGACCGCCCCTTATCACGAGCACAATGCGGCGAAAGTCAGGCCGCGGCTGCTGCAGCGCCTCGCCGCCGGTGAAACGCTGGCGCTGGTCTCCGACGCCGGCACCCCGCTGATCTCCGACCCCGGCTACCGGCTGGTGGTCGAGGCGCGCGAGCGCGGCATCCCGGTCCACTGCGCGCCGGGCCCGTCGGCGGTGATGGCGGCGCTGAGCCTGGCCGGGCTGCCCACCGACGCCTTCACCTTCGCCGGCTTCCTGCCGGCCAAGGCGTCGGGCCGCGCCGCGCTGCTCGACCGGCTGGCGGCCGCACCCGGCAGCCTGGTGCTGAGGCCGCGCGCCGGCTGCCGGACACGCTCGCCCTGCTGGCCGCCCGGCTGGGCGACCGGCCGGCCGCGATCTACCCGCGAAGCTGACCAAGCTGCACGAGGAGGTGCGCAGCGGCGGGCTGGCCGCGCTGGCCGCCCACTATGCGCGAGGCCGGGCCGCCGCGCGGCGAGGTGGTGCTGGTGA